A stretch of the Alosa alosa isolate M-15738 ecotype Scorff River chromosome 16, AALO_Geno_1.1, whole genome shotgun sequence genome encodes the following:
- the esco1 gene encoding flocculation protein FLO11, which produces MPAYKRRVQTAEGQTKKRKLDQQSESETSNVPETPRRSLRAAASQKKKMEDQQSKKSPSTEENTSGPRQSAKRRGPAKGAKRGRRRKNTAEQGATLKPEHSKDSEMAVQIRESIPRKRTRRKKEKNGEGTVIKRPVGRPPSNGLGSYKRKYNPKETNISVRLESTGLQLILDLIQIDHNYGKPSKLTTWKPEPIKTLISSNEKQETQVIERPKEVAILEHQSVEPTQDNTAAITESQQQIKGEPKEHKEPDSVACSENVESLKDSPVTASEVGEQIEKVSDVNEEPLTLSTAVDKAEVPNPETAAPTDQTTESLKDIPVSTSEMAEQSEYCQEEHKEAPAVSTLEPQGTLEDATNPTDQLRPVPEEPSTCTDPPSSEVTASSTGADSPEGPTNAPSSPELDCSSDTQPMLDTDDMEIEIENCVVEVVSENLLGSTDNQHDALDKVALGLLRSSGASGVVRASSKDLVSGNKVAGSSPGQPKKQAMNPQARTKARLAAQAEAKAAASKRAAHKQLNLLALCEEIADDIASDTALIKEMKKEKDIVSQTVAALPSSPPAAVAPAAGDEKPAMPVTQKNEAESKEAETAQPPLSSQEPPQTSEPEQKAPEPVPQPEAETPKRRFFLSQITVPLKVHEKKKLSRYQRLRQVELQRDKLTWTRVKKLKSDQASQNQPLREGYRDSSSTPVAASSLAPTPAPSPVPAPAPAPAAASVVTVPPPAAASNVSRLDRTAKHPVSKENTLKPPSKPEAKRVLPPAPPPRPNGVTGPKARPPIEYKPYTPRPKYSADDFVLDGLDDEIPKPVVPSNGKHEGSSGQTTSTQSKGPTVNVTEKQLCVKSPADNEVKPPAQTDQTKSPAGEIVQANCGPPSDTKLQKDIKKEATKGGQQTTTESGQKSFGATVCSVCGMLYSASSPEDESQHLLFHNQFISAVRYVGWKKERILGEYPDGKIILVLPDDPKYALKKVEEIREMVDNDLGFQQVETKCPSQTKTFLFISSDKKVAGCLIAEHIQEGYRVIVEPVPEGSEGEKVMFERQRAWCCSTNPEPALCGISRIWVFSLMRRRGIASRMIECLRNNFIYGSHLSKEEIAFSDPTPDGKLFATHYCGTSQFLVYNFVSGNRST; this is translated from the exons ATGCCAGCTTATAAAAGAAGGGTACAAACAGCTGAAGGCCAAACTAAAAAGAGGAAGCTGGACCAGCAGTCAGAGTCAGAGACCAGCAATGTTCCTGAAACCCCACGCAGGTCACTGCGAGCTGCCGCATcccagaagaaaaaaatggaGGATCAACAGTCTAAGAAATCGCCCTCCACAGAGGAGAACACAAGTGGCCCCCGTCAATCAGCCAAGCGCAGGGGACCGGCAAAGGGTGCAAAGCGAGGGAGGCGGAGAAAAAATACAGCTGAACAAGGAGCGACTTTAAAGCCAGAGCACTCAAAGGACTCTGAAATGGCTGTACAAATCCGAGAGTCAATTCCGAGAAAGAGAACtagaaggaagaaagagaaaaatggTGAGGGGACTGTGATAAAACGTCCTGTTGGTCGCCCTCCATCTAATGGGCTAGGGAGCTACAAAAGGAAGTACAACCCAAAGGAGACCAATATTTCTGTCAGATTGGAATCTACAGGTTTACAGCTGATACTGGATCTTATACAGATAGATCACAACTATGGCAAACCCTCCAAATTAACAACTTGGAAGCCCGAACCAATAAAGACTTTAATCTCTTCAAATGAGAAACAGGAAACCCAAGTAATTGAAAGACCGAAGGAGGTAGCCATATTGGAGCACCAGTCTGTGGAACCTACACAGGACAATACAGCAGCCATAACAGAATCACAGCAGCAAATTAAAGGTGAGCCAAAAGAGCATAAAGAACCAGATTCTGTGGCTTGCAGCGAGAATGTGGAATCTCTTAAGGACAGTCCAGTAACTGCATCAGAGGTTGGGGAGCAAATTGAAAAAGTGTCAGATGTAAACGAAGAGCCACTGACTTTGTCAACTGCTGTTGACAAAGCAGAGGTCCCAAATCCAGAAACTGCTGCCCCGACTGATCAGACTACAGAATCCTTAAAGGATATTCCGGTGTCTACCTCAGAGATGGCAGAGCAAAGTGAATATTGCCAGGAAGAGCACAAGGAAGCCCCTGCTGTTTCTACTCTTGAACCGCAGGGAACATTGGAAGATGCCACAAATCCCACTGATCAGTTGAGACCAGTCCCCGAAGAGCCTAGTACTTGTACTGATCCACCTAGTTCAGAAGTGACAGCATCAAGCACTGGTGCTGACTCTCCAGAGGGACCAACAAATGCACCCTCCTCACCAGAACTGGACTGTTCTTCAGACACACAGCCGATGCTGGACACAGACGACATGGAGATTGAAATTGAGAACTGTGTGGTTGAAGTGGTGAGTGAGAACCTGCTGGGCTCAACAGATAACCAGCATGATGCACTGGATAAGGTAGCGCTTGGACTGCTGAGATCTTCAGGTGCGTCTGGTGTGGTGAGGGCCTCTTCAAAGGACTTAGTCAGTGGGAACAAAGTGGCCGGCAGTAGCCCAGGACAGCCCAAGAAGCAGGCCATGAACCCTCAGGCCAGGACAAAAGCCCGTCTGGCTGCGCAAGCAGAAGCGAAGGCTGCAGCCTCTAAGAGAGCCGCTCACAAGCAGTTGAACCTGCTGGCCTTGTGTGAGGAGATAGCTGACGACATCGCGTCAGACACTGCGCTAATCAaggagatgaagaaagagaaagacatcGTTTCCCAAACTGTAGCAGCACTGccatcatcaccaccagcagcagtagCCCCAGCAGCTGGGGATGAAAAGCCTGCAATGCCTGTGACACAGAAAAATGAAGCTGAGTCGAAGGAAGCAGAAACAGCTCAGCCCCCTCTCAGCTCCCAAGAGCCCCCTCAGACCAGTGAGCCTGAGCAGAAGGCCCCAGAACCAGTGCCCCAGCCGGAGGCAGAGACGCCTAAGAGACGTTTCTTCTTGAGCCAGATAACGGTGCCACTGAAGGTCCATGAGAAGAAGAAGCTGTCACGATACCAGCGACTTCGGCAGGTAGAGCTCCAGAGGGACAAACTGACGTGGACGCGGGTCAAGAAACTGAAGTCCGATCAGGCCAGTCAGAACCAGCCTCTCAGAGAGGGGTATCGGGATTCATCTTCTACACCGGTTGCTGCTTCCTCTCTGGCGCCAACTCCTGCTCCTTCTCCTgttcctgctccagctccagctcctgctgctgcctctGTTGTTACTGTTCCCCCACCAGCTGCTGCCTCAAATGTATCTAGACTTGACCGGACCGCCAAGCATCCCGTCTCAAAGGAGAATACCCTAAAACCTCCCAGTAAACCTGAAGCCAAGAGGGTACTCCCTCCAGCCCCCCCTCCTAGACCAAATGGAGTGACTGGCCCAAAGGCACGCCCTCCAATAGAATACAAACCCTATACTCCCAGGCCAAAGTACTCTGCGGACGACTTTGTGCTGGATGGTTTAGATGACGAGATCCCTAAGCCAGTGGTACCCAGCAATGGGAAACATGAG GGTAGTTCAGGACAAACTACTTCCACACAGTCCAAAGGCCCCACGGTGAACGTTACAGAGAAGCAGCTATGTGTTAAGTCACCTGCAG ATAATGAGGTAAAGCCACCAGCTCAAACAGATCAGACAAAGTCACCAGCCGGAGAGATTGTCCA GGCTAACTGTGGTCCACCGTCTGACacaaagctccagaaagatATCAAGAAAGAGGCCACCAAAGGAGGCCAACAGACAACGACC gaGTCTGGTCAGAAGTCCTTTGGAGCTACGGTTTGCAGTGTGTGCGGGATGCTATACTCTGCATCCAGTCCAGAGGATGAGTCTCAGCACTTGCTTTTCCACAACCAGTTCATCAGCGCCGTTCGATACGTG GgatggaagaaagagaggattcTGGGAGAGTACCCAGATGGCAAAATCATTCTTGTCCTACCCGATGACCCCAAGTATGCACTGAAAAAG GTGGAGGAGATCAGGGAGATGGTAGACAATGACCTGGGCTTTCAGCAGGTCGAGACCAAGTGCCCCTCTCAGACCAAAAcctttctcttcatctcaaGTGACAAGAAGGTGGCAGGCTGCCTCATAGCGGAGCATATCCAGGAG GGCTACCGGGTGATCGTGGAGCCTGTGCCGGAGGGCTCGGAGGGGGAGAAGGTGATGTTTGAGCGGCAGCGCGCCTGGTGCTGCTCCACCAACCCCGAGCCGGCTCTCTGCGGCATCAGCCGCATCTGGGTTTTCAGCCTGATGAGACGTCGAGGCATCGCCTCGCGCATGATTGAGTGTCTCAG GAATAATTTCATCTATGGTTCACACCTGAGCAAAGAAGAGATCGCCTTTTCAGACCCCACACCTGACGGAAAACTCTTTGCCACCCACTACTGCGGCACTTCCCAATTCCTGGTCTATAACTTTGTCAGTGGGAACCGTTCAACTTGA